A stretch of the Aegilops tauschii subsp. strangulata cultivar AL8/78 chromosome 4, Aet v6.0, whole genome shotgun sequence genome encodes the following:
- the LOC109748658 gene encoding uncharacterized protein: MSTIIMRVDLDCDRCYKKIRKVLCKLQDRENIKMISYDEKSNTVTVSGSFDAEEVADRLCSDAGKVITDVQVAGGNPGAKVAPKQHGKEGHGHGPGPQAHGHGGKPEKTKHVKFGMDDDERIDRHGPGPQAHGHNHGGKPEKTKHVQFGMEDDERIDRRGHHDQGHGHGHGHGHGNGHGGKPKVVTTTAMSRNEAPRGQQPASMTAMAPVRMPTSAPSMTMMPQAMATPSIWPAAPGWGYSAPAYGHGYAGGAPAGGYYGGPVYDHGAYGAYVGGYGRNPYQPQCYEEEPSAGCSVM; the protein is encoded by the exons ATGTCGACAATCATCATGAGAGTCGACCTTGACTGCGACCGATGCTACAAGAAGATCAGAAAGGTCCTCTGCAAGCTCCAAG ACAGAGAAAACATCAAGATGATCTCGTACGACGAGAAGAGCAACACGGTGACGGTGTCCGGCTCCTTCGACGCCGAGGAGGTCGCCGACAGGCTCTGCTCCGATGCTGGCAAGGTGATCACCGACGTACAAGTCGCCGGAGGGAACCCCGGCGCCAAGGTGGCGCCCAAGCAGCACGGCAAGGAGGGCCACGGCCACGGCCCCGGCCCCCAAGCGCACGGTCACGGCGGCAAGCCGGAGAAGACCAAGCACGTCAAGTTCGGCATGGACGACGACGAACGAATCGATCGGCACGGCCCTGGCCCGCAAGCGCACGGTCACAATCACGGCGGCAAGCCGGAGAAGACCAAGCACGTCCAGTTCGGCATGGAGGACGACGAACGGATCGATCGGCGCGGCCACCACGACCAAGGCCACGGACACGGACACGGACATGGGCACGGCAACGGCCACGGCGGCAAGCCGAAGGTAGTAACTACCACGGCGATGTCACGGAATGAGGCCCCGCGCGGCCAGCAGCCGGCGTCCATGACGGCCATGGCGCCGGTGCGGATGCCGACGTCGGCGCCTAGCATGACGATGATGCCGCAGGCGATGGCCACGCCGTCCATCTGGCCGGCCGCCCCTGGGTGGGGGTACAGCGCACCCGCATACGGACACGGGTACGCCGGAGGGGCACCTGCCGGCGGGTACTACGGCGGGCCCGTGTACGACCACGGCGCGTACGGGGCGTACGTCGGAGGGTACGGCAGGAATCCGTACCAGCCGCAGTGCTACGAGGAGGAGCCTAGTGCTGGGTGCAGCGTCATGTGA